A genomic region of Candidatus Dadabacteria bacterium contains the following coding sequences:
- the ligA gene encoding NAD-dependent DNA ligase LigA, whose protein sequence is MARLTKKQARAEVSRLREEIRRHDHLYYAESNPEIPDADYDRLMRRLVELEQDHGLAVPDSPSQRVAGEVSEQFNPFSHVIPMMSIDNAVDEQETREFDRRIKRFLKTEEEIEYVLQPKFDGVSASLTYAEGKLLHGATRGNGKTGEEITANLKTVRSVPLALSGRDRKPKLVEIRGEVVFPKSLFAKLNEELEKLNEELEKKNETLLKEDKKPKPLRTLFKNPRNAASGSLRQLDSSVTARRPLHFYAWGVGSCEGVDLRDELEIYEAFHKWGFRVEEPKDCLGIDQAIEYARELEQKRDSIDYEIDGAVLKVRSRRLQEILGTTAKYPRWSVAIKFSPKQVTTKIRDIIIQVGRTGHLTPVAELEPIKISGIEIKRASLHTEDTVREKDVRIGDTVVVQRAGDVIPEVVEVVPSKERGKESFSMPKDCPHCEASIEREGSFHLCPNTSCPAQIKGRISLFASRNAFDIEGLGGKRVEQLINEGILRNMADIFTLRREQLLGLEGFAEKSADNLLEEIKKSRDISLERFLNSLSIKHVGTRTAQTLAREFKTPENLMAATSEDLLQVEGVGEELAQSILGFFEDHERKSVVEALLRQVRIEEEPEPSGENEKIGGKTFVLTGTLSVPREQIKSEIERLGGKVVNSVSGKTDFLVSGADPGTTKLQKARELGTDIITEEHLKSLIGL, encoded by the coding sequence ATGGCCCGACTCACCAAAAAGCAGGCCCGGGCGGAAGTATCCCGCCTGAGAGAGGAAATAAGGCGCCATGACCATCTCTACTACGCGGAGAGCAACCCTGAGATTCCCGACGCCGATTATGACAGACTCATGAGAAGGCTTGTTGAGCTTGAGCAGGACCACGGCCTGGCCGTCCCGGATTCCCCCTCGCAGAGAGTCGCGGGAGAGGTTTCTGAGCAGTTCAATCCGTTCTCCCACGTAATTCCGATGATGAGCATCGATAACGCAGTGGATGAGCAGGAAACCAGGGAGTTTGACAGGCGGATAAAAAGATTTCTCAAGACCGAAGAAGAAATCGAATACGTCCTGCAGCCCAAGTTCGACGGAGTCTCGGCATCGCTTACCTACGCTGAAGGAAAGCTGCTCCACGGTGCCACGAGAGGCAACGGAAAAACGGGAGAGGAGATAACGGCGAACTTAAAGACCGTAAGGTCCGTTCCCCTGGCTCTTTCGGGGCGAGACCGAAAGCCGAAGCTGGTCGAGATAAGGGGAGAGGTCGTATTCCCGAAAAGCCTGTTCGCAAAGCTGAATGAAGAGCTTGAAAAACTTAATGAGGAACTTGAAAAAAAGAACGAAACCCTCTTAAAAGAAGATAAAAAACCGAAGCCTCTCAGGACGCTGTTTAAAAACCCGAGGAACGCGGCTTCAGGTTCGCTTCGCCAGCTTGACTCTTCCGTGACCGCGCGACGTCCCCTGCACTTTTACGCCTGGGGAGTGGGTAGCTGCGAAGGGGTGGATTTAAGAGACGAGCTTGAAATATACGAGGCTTTCCATAAATGGGGGTTCCGTGTTGAAGAACCCAAAGACTGCCTGGGCATCGACCAGGCCATTGAGTACGCGAGGGAGCTTGAGCAGAAAAGAGATTCCATCGATTATGAGATCGACGGGGCCGTTTTGAAGGTAAGAAGCAGGAGGCTGCAGGAAATCCTGGGAACAACGGCGAAATATCCCCGCTGGAGCGTGGCCATAAAGTTCTCCCCCAAGCAGGTAACCACGAAAATAAGGGATATAATCATCCAGGTCGGAAGAACGGGACACCTCACCCCGGTGGCCGAGCTTGAGCCGATAAAGATATCCGGCATCGAGATAAAGAGGGCATCCCTTCACACAGAGGACACCGTAAGGGAAAAAGACGTGAGAATCGGCGACACCGTGGTTGTGCAAAGGGCGGGAGACGTGATACCGGAAGTGGTGGAAGTCGTCCCCTCGAAGGAAAGAGGAAAGGAAAGTTTCTCCATGCCGAAGGACTGCCCCCACTGCGAAGCTTCAATTGAGAGAGAAGGCTCATTTCATCTCTGTCCGAACACTTCCTGTCCCGCGCAGATCAAAGGAAGAATAAGTCTTTTCGCTTCGAGAAACGCTTTTGACATAGAAGGACTCGGGGGGAAAAGAGTGGAGCAACTGATAAACGAAGGAATCCTGAGAAACATGGCCGATATTTTCACTCTCAGGAGGGAACAGCTTCTCGGACTTGAGGGGTTTGCGGAAAAGTCCGCCGACAACCTCCTAGAAGAGATAAAAAAAAGCAGGGATATAAGCCTCGAGAGATTCTTAAACTCTCTTAGCATAAAGCACGTGGGCACCAGAACCGCGCAGACGCTCGCCCGTGAATTCAAGACCCCTGAGAACCTCATGGCAGCCACAAGCGAAGATCTTCTCCAAGTGGAAGGCGTAGGCGAGGAACTGGCCCAAAGCATACTCGGATTCTTTGAGGACCACGAGAGAAAGAGCGTGGTAGAAGCGCTTTTGCGTCAGGTGAGAATAGAAGAAGAACCAGAGCCGTCAGGGGAAAATGAAAAAATCGGCGGAAAAACGTTTGTCCTGACAGGCACTCTATCGGTTCCCCGGGAGCAGATAAAAAGCGAGATAGAGAGACTCGGCGGAAAAGTCGTTAACTCGGTATCTGGAAAGACAGATTTTCTGGTTTCAGGAGCGGACCCGGGAACCACGAAACTTCAAAAAGCCCGCGAGCTCGGAACGGATATCATTACGGAAGAACATCTGAAAAGCCTCATAGGGCTTTAG
- the rlmB gene encoding 23S rRNA (guanosine(2251)-2'-O)-methyltransferase RlmB, translated as MIVYGKNSVTELLRNSPREIKKIMVSENFDVSSDPRINASIKKFRIKLTHLPRSAITDICKSPNHQGIAAEISDFTYSSVEEILGVARERREKVFLLVLDHMEDPQNFGAIIRTADFLGVHGIVIPADRACDVNPTVVKVSSGASANIKIARETNLGRVIDALKKKGVWVAGADAGSEDAVCDCDFASLDIAVVIGNEGRGMRSKTRQKCDFLLSVPREGKVESLNASVAAGIFLYEVYRQRHGTKAL; from the coding sequence GTGATTGTCTACGGCAAGAATTCAGTCACAGAACTTCTCCGCAATTCTCCTCGGGAGATAAAGAAAATCATGGTCTCGGAGAATTTCGACGTTTCTTCTGACCCGAGGATTAACGCCTCGATCAAGAAATTCCGCATAAAACTCACCCATCTTCCGAGAAGCGCGATTACGGACATATGCAAAAGCCCGAATCACCAGGGTATAGCGGCTGAAATCTCCGATTTTACCTACAGTTCGGTTGAGGAGATCCTCGGTGTGGCGAGGGAAAGACGGGAGAAGGTTTTTCTTCTTGTTCTCGATCATATGGAAGACCCGCAGAATTTCGGCGCCATAATAAGGACCGCGGATTTTCTCGGAGTCCATGGGATCGTGATACCCGCTGACCGGGCGTGCGACGTGAATCCGACGGTGGTAAAAGTTTCCTCCGGGGCTTCGGCCAACATAAAGATCGCCCGGGAGACGAATCTCGGCAGGGTGATCGATGCTCTTAAGAAAAAAGGGGTCTGGGTCGCGGGAGCCGATGCGGGTTCCGAGGACGCGGTCTGTGACTGCGACTTCGCTTCGCTCGATATAGCAGTTGTGATAGGGAACGAGGGCAGGGGAATGCGAAGCAAGACAAGACAGAAATGCGATTTTCTGCTTTCTGTTCCAAGAGAGGGGAAAGTGGAATCTCTAAACGCTTCCGTAGCCGCGGGGATTTTTCTCTACGAGGTCTACAGACAGAGGCACGGAACTAAAGCCCTATGA
- a CDS encoding M23 family metallopeptidase, with the protein MLKVSGKQVAAVFGVVLLIIALIKIISVAEMSPPVISLERDVKSLGLKPLEVTVSDKGTGLSKVRISLLDAYGESVLVEKEYEKGTKSDVISVRINPEKLGIKSGAAELLIEATDRFMNGLFPGRKAVFSQRVTLDFIPPQIQELSPALYIRHGGAGVVIYKVSEDTVSSGVEIKDLFFEGYTGYFEDPSVYLAFFAYPYNADRGEKIEILAADAAGNEARESVYYRLLRASYVKDEIGLSEWFLKSKVLPLFTKVYGYSPVGDDGTPDLRKAFLKINSETRKENDNRIYEIGRQSRKEILWKGKFNQLRNSKVGATFADHRRYLMDGNVIDNQYHLGYDLSVTKKYPVPASNTGVVVFAEHLGIYGNTVIIDHGMGVMSLYSHLSSMDVSVGDSVGKKDIVGRTGTTGLAVGDHLHFGVYVQGVPVRPLEWWDAKWINDNILYKVNYVKKSSGVKESPR; encoded by the coding sequence ATGCTAAAGGTGTCCGGAAAACAGGTTGCGGCTGTTTTTGGGGTTGTGCTTCTGATAATTGCTCTCATAAAAATCATCTCCGTTGCCGAGATGAGCCCTCCCGTCATATCCCTTGAGCGGGATGTTAAGAGTCTCGGCTTAAAGCCCCTTGAGGTGACTGTGTCTGACAAGGGCACAGGGCTTTCCAAGGTGCGCATCTCTCTGCTTGACGCTTACGGGGAATCCGTTCTTGTTGAAAAAGAATACGAGAAAGGAACTAAAAGCGATGTGATAAGCGTGAGAATCAATCCCGAGAAGCTTGGCATAAAAAGCGGCGCAGCGGAACTTCTAATAGAGGCGACTGACCGTTTCATGAATGGTCTTTTCCCCGGGAGAAAAGCCGTTTTCAGCCAGAGAGTCACCCTGGATTTCATCCCTCCCCAGATACAGGAACTCTCGCCCGCGCTGTACATAAGACACGGGGGCGCAGGAGTTGTCATCTACAAGGTTTCTGAGGACACGGTCTCAAGCGGCGTTGAAATAAAAGACCTCTTTTTTGAAGGCTACACGGGGTACTTCGAAGATCCCTCGGTATACCTTGCCTTTTTCGCCTACCCGTATAATGCGGACAGGGGTGAGAAGATAGAAATTCTTGCGGCTGACGCGGCCGGCAACGAAGCGAGGGAATCTGTCTATTACCGGCTTCTTCGGGCCTCTTACGTAAAGGATGAGATAGGCCTCTCCGAGTGGTTTCTTAAAAGCAAGGTGCTTCCGCTTTTCACCAAGGTCTACGGCTATTCCCCGGTCGGAGATGACGGGACCCCCGATTTGCGCAAGGCGTTTCTGAAGATCAACAGCGAAACGAGAAAGGAAAACGACAACAGGATATATGAGATCGGAAGACAAAGCAGGAAGGAGATTCTCTGGAAAGGGAAGTTCAACCAGCTTCGCAATTCCAAGGTGGGCGCGACATTTGCGGATCACAGGAGATACCTGATGGACGGCAACGTGATCGACAATCAGTATCACCTCGGCTACGACCTCTCGGTTACTAAAAAATACCCTGTCCCCGCTTCTAACACCGGAGTGGTGGTTTTCGCTGAGCACCTCGGCATATACGGCAATACGGTTATCATCGACCATGGAATGGGAGTTATGAGTCTTTACTCCCACCTGAGTTCGATGGATGTGAGCGTCGGGGACAGCGTGGGGAAAAAAGATATCGTGGGAAGGACGGGCACTACCGGGCTTGCTGTTGGAGACCATCTGCATTTCGGGGTTTACGTCCAGGGAGTTCCGGTGAGGCCGCTTGAGTGGTGGGACGCCAAGTGGATCAACGACAACATACTGTACAAGGTTAACTACGTTAAGAAGAGTTCCGGGGTCAAGGAGAGCCCGCGGTGA